One part of the Vidua macroura isolate BioBank_ID:100142 chromosome 14, ASM2450914v1, whole genome shotgun sequence genome encodes these proteins:
- the ATP11C gene encoding phospholipid-transporting ATPase IG isoform X3 gives MLRRSLSRLCAGEEKRVGTRTVVVGHRPVSDTEACVAQKFCDNRIVSSKYTLWNFLPKNLFEQFRRIANFYFLIIFLVQVIVDTPTSPVTSGLPLFFVITVTAIKQGYEDWLRHRADNEVNKSNVFVVENAKQVRKESEKIKVGDIVEVKADETFPCDLIFLASSSPDGTCYVTTASLDGESNFKTHYAVRDTTVLCTDEAIDTLTATIECEQPQPDLYKFVGRIIIYGSNQEPVARSLGPENLLLKGATLKNTKKIYGVAVYTGMETKMALNYQGKSQKRSAVEKSINAFLIVYLCILLGKATVCTTLKYVWQSNPFNDEPWYNEKTKKERDTFKVLRMFTDFLSFMVLFNFIIPVSMYVTVEMQKFLGSFFISWDKEMFDEEIQEGALVNTSDLNEELGQVEYVFTDKTGTLTENSMEFIECCIDGHKYRDCTAEVDGFSQTDGPLKYYGRAEKSREELFLRALCLCHTVQIKEADQVDGLVAHPERKYTYISSSPDEIALVKGAEKYGFTFLGLENNFMKIRNQKNETEMYQLLHVLNFDPVRRRMSVIVRTTTGKLLLFCKGADSSIFPRVQQEEIQQTKVHVDRNAMDGYRTLCVAFKELTEKEYDKIDRQLNEAKMALQDREEKMAKVFDDTEADMHLIGATAVEDRLQEQLAETIEALHAAGMKVWVLTGDKMETAKSTCYACRLFQTSTELLELTARTVGESERKEDRLHELLLEYHKKLIQDIPKNRGGLKRSWTLSQEYGLIIDGSTLSLILNPSQDSGSSNYKSIFLQICLKCTAVLCCRMAPLQKAQIVRMVKNTKGSPITLSIGDGANDVSMILEAHVGIGIKGKEGRQASRNSDYAVPKFKHLRKLLLAHGHLYYVRIAHLVQYFFYKNLCFILPQFLYQFFCGFSQQPLYDAAYLTMYNICFTSLPILAYSLLEQHISIDTLTSDPQLYMKVSDNAMLQWRPFLYWTFLGTFEGLVFFFGVYFLFQNSSLEDNGKVFGNWTFGTIVFTVLVFTVTLKLALDTRFWTWMNHFVIWGSLAFYVFFSFFWGGVIWPFLKQQRMYFVFAHMLTSVSTWLAIILLIFISLFPEILLIVLKNIKEKNHQAGPFDLPVLVSYKRIENGYVKAEDAVTNLAERYPLRIP, from the exons GTGATAGTGGACACCCCCACCAGCCCGGTGACCAGTGGCCTCCCGCTCTTCTTCGTCATCACTGTCACAGCCATCAAACAG GGGTACGAGGACTGGTTGAGGCACAGAGCTGACAACGAAGTGAACAAAAGCAACGTCTTTGTTGTCGAAAATGCAAAGCAAGTGCGGAAAGAGAGCGAAAAAATCAAG GTTGGAGACATAGTAGAAGTGAAAGCAGATGAGACCTTCCCCTGTGACTTGATATTTCTGGCCTCCAGCAGCCCTGATGGGACCTGCTACGTCACCACGGCGAGCCTTGACGGCGAGTCCAATTTCAAG actCACTACGCGGTGCGGGACACCACCGTGCTCTGCACCGATGAAGCCATCGACACCCTCACGGCCACAATCGAGTGTGAGCAGCCACAGCCCGACCTCTACAA ATTTGTTGGAAGAATTATCATCTATGGGAGTAACCAAGAGCCTGTAGCCAG GTCTTTGGGTCCTGAAAACCTGTTGTTGAAAGGTGCTACCCTCAAAAATACCAAGAAGATTTATG GAGTTGCAGTCTATACTggcatggaaacaaaaatggcTCTGAACTACCAAGGGAAATCTCAGAAACGGTCTGCAGTAGAAAA ATCCATCAACGCTTTCTTGATAGTGTATTTGTGCATCTTACTGGGCAAGGCCACTGTGTGCACCACTCTGAAATATGTCTGGCAGAGTAATCCATTTAATGATGAGCCTTGGTACAACGAAAAGActaaaaaagagagagacacgTTCAAG GTGCTGCGGATGTTCACAGACTTCCTGTCGTTCATGGTCCTCTTCAATTTCATTATCCCCGTCTCCATGTACGTTACAGTGGAGATGCAGAAGTTCCTGGGCTCCTTCTTCATCTCCTGGGACAAGGAGATGTTTGATGAGGAAATACAAGAGGGAGCACTGGTGAACACCTCGGACCTGAAcgaggagctggggcag GTGGAGTACGTGTTCACGGACAAAACGGGCACGCTGACCGAGAACAGCATGGAGTTCATCGAGTGCTGCATCGACGGGCACAAGTACAGGGACTGCACTGCAGAGGTGGATGGCTTCTCCCAGACTGATGGGCCCCTCAAATACTATGGCAGAGCTGAAAAG agCCGTGAGGAGCTGTTCCTGAgagccctgtgcctgtgccacaCGGTTCAGATCAAGGAGGCAGACCAGGTGGATGGGCTGGTGGCACACCCAGAACGCAAATACACCTATATCTCCTCTTCCCCAGATGAAATCGCTTTGGTGAAAGGCGCAGAAAA GTATGGTTTCACTTTTCTAGGACTTGAAAACAATTTCATGAAAATACGAAACCAAAAGAATGAAACTGAGAT GTACCAGCTTCTCCACGTGTTGAACTTCGACCCTGTCCGGCGCCGTATGAGTGTCATTGTGAGAACCACCACAG GAAAGTTGCTTCTCTTCTGTAAGGGAGCAGACTCCTCTATTTTTCCAAGGGTGCAGCAAGAAGAAATCCAACAAACAAAAGTCCACGTGGACCGCAATGCTATG GATGGCTACCGAACGCTCTGTGTGGCCTTCAAAGAACTGACTGAGAAGGAGTATGACAAAATTGACAGACAGCTCAATGAAGCCAAGATggctctgcaggacagggaggagAAGATGGCCAAGGTTTTTGACGACACAGAAGCAGACATGCACCTGATTGGGGCTACTGCTGTAGAAGACAG gctgcaggagcagctggcagagacCATCGAAGCCCTGCACGCAGCTGGCATGAAGGTTTGGGTGCTGACAGGAGACAAGATGGAAACTGCCAAATCCACCTGCTACGCCTGCAGGCTCTTCCAGACCAGcacggagctgctggagctgacgGCGAGAACGGTGGGCGAGAGTGAAAGGAAGGAGGATCGGCtccatgagctgctgctggagtacCACAAAAAGCTCATTCAGGACATTCCCAAAAACCGGGGAGGCCTGAAGAG AAGCTGGACGTTGAGTCAGGAGTATGGACTGATCATAGACGGCTCGACGCTGTCGCTGATACTCAACCCCTCTCAGGACTCTGGCTCTAGCAATTACAAAAGCATCTTCCTGCAGATCTGCTTGAAGTGCACTGCAGTCCTCTGCTGCCGGATGGCTCCTCTGCAGAAAGCACAG ATTGTGCGAATGGTGAAGAACACAAAAGGAAGCCCGATAACCCTCTCGATAGGGGATGGTGCAAATGATGTCAGTATGATTTTGGAAGCACATGTTGGAATAG GGATAAAAGGCAAAGAAGGACGCCAGGCCTCCAGGAACAGCGACTACGCTGTGCCAAAGTTTAAACATTTAAGAAAACTGCTACTAGCACATGGGCATTTATATTATGTGAGAATAGCACACCTTGTACAGTATTTCTTCTATAAG aACCTTTGCTTCATTTTACCACAGTTTTTATACCAGTTCTTTTGTGGATTCTCGCAGCAG CCACTGTATGATGCTGCTTACCTGACCATGTACAACATCTGCTTCACATCGCTGCCTATCCTGGCTTAcagcctgctggagcagcacatcagcatcGACACGCTGACCTCGGACCCCCAGCTCTACAT GAAGGTGTCGGACAATGCAATGCTGCAGTGGAGGCCCTTCCTCTACTGGACCTTTCTGGGCACCTTTGAAGgacttgtgtttttctttggggtttattttctttttcaaaactcGTCGTTGGAAGACAACGGAAAG GTGTTTGGGAACTGGACCTTTGGGACGATTGTCTTCACCGTGCTGGTGTTCACCGTCACTCTCAAG CTAGCATTAGATACCCGGTTCTGGACGTGGATGAACCACTTTGTGATTTGGGGCTCCCTTGCTTTCTACgtgtttttctcattcttttggGGAGGAGTCATTTG gCCTTTCTTGAAGCAGCAAAgaatgtattttgtatttgctCATATGCTGACTTCTGTTTCCACATGGCTGGCAATAATTCTCCTGATCTTTATCAGCCTTTTCCCAGAAATTCTTctaatagttttaaaaaatataaaagagaaaaatcatcaG GCTGGCCCCTTTGATCTGCCTGTGTTAGTGTCATACAAACGTATAGAGAATGGTTATGTGAAGGCTGAAGATGCTGTTACTAATTTGGCAGAAAGATATCCTCTCAGGATACCTTAA
- the ATP11C gene encoding phospholipid-transporting ATPase IG isoform X1: MLRRSLSRLCAGEEKRVGTRTVVVGHRPVSDTEACVAQKFCDNRIVSSKYTLWNFLPKNLFEQFRRIANFYFLIIFLVQVIVDTPTSPVTSGLPLFFVITVTAIKQGYEDWLRHRADNEVNKSNVFVVENAKQVRKESEKIKVGDIVEVKADETFPCDLIFLASSSPDGTCYVTTASLDGESNFKTHYAVRDTTVLCTDEAIDTLTATIECEQPQPDLYKFVGRIIIYGSNQEPVARSLGPENLLLKGATLKNTKKIYGVAVYTGMETKMALNYQGKSQKRSAVEKSINAFLIVYLCILLGKATVCTTLKYVWQSNPFNDEPWYNEKTKKERDTFKVLRMFTDFLSFMVLFNFIIPVSMYVTVEMQKFLGSFFISWDKEMFDEEIQEGALVNTSDLNEELGQVEYVFTDKTGTLTENSMEFIECCIDGHKYRDCTAEVDGFSQTDGPLKYYGRAEKSREELFLRALCLCHTVQIKEADQVDGLVAHPERKYTYISSSPDEIALVKGAEKYGFTFLGLENNFMKIRNQKNETEMYQLLHVLNFDPVRRRMSVIVRTTTGKLLLFCKGADSSIFPRVQQEEIQQTKVHVDRNAMDGYRTLCVAFKELTEKEYDKIDRQLNEAKMALQDREEKMAKVFDDTEADMHLIGATAVEDRLQEQLAETIEALHAAGMKVWVLTGDKMETAKSTCYACRLFQTSTELLELTARTVGESERKEDRLHELLLEYHKKLIQDIPKNRGGLKRSWTLSQEYGLIIDGSTLSLILNPSQDSGSSNYKSIFLQICLKCTAVLCCRMAPLQKAQIVRMVKNTKGSPITLSIGDGANDVSMILEAHVGIGIKGKEGRQASRNSDYAVPKFKHLRKLLLAHGHLYYVRIAHLVQYFFYKNLCFILPQFLYQFFCGFSQQPLYDAAYLTMYNICFTSLPILAYSLLEQHISIDTLTSDPQLYMKVSDNAMLQWRPFLYWTFLGTFEGLVFFFGVYFLFQNSSLEDNGKVFGNWTFGTIVFTVLVFTVTLKLALDTRFWTWMNHFVIWGSLAFYVFFSFFWGGVIWPFLKQQRMYFVFAHMLTSVSTWLAIILLIFISLFPEILLIVLKNIKEKNHQEHPLSSCFLKLPAITAFLGVNKAGPFDLPVLVSYKRIENGYVKAEDAVTNLAERYPLRIP; this comes from the exons GTGATAGTGGACACCCCCACCAGCCCGGTGACCAGTGGCCTCCCGCTCTTCTTCGTCATCACTGTCACAGCCATCAAACAG GGGTACGAGGACTGGTTGAGGCACAGAGCTGACAACGAAGTGAACAAAAGCAACGTCTTTGTTGTCGAAAATGCAAAGCAAGTGCGGAAAGAGAGCGAAAAAATCAAG GTTGGAGACATAGTAGAAGTGAAAGCAGATGAGACCTTCCCCTGTGACTTGATATTTCTGGCCTCCAGCAGCCCTGATGGGACCTGCTACGTCACCACGGCGAGCCTTGACGGCGAGTCCAATTTCAAG actCACTACGCGGTGCGGGACACCACCGTGCTCTGCACCGATGAAGCCATCGACACCCTCACGGCCACAATCGAGTGTGAGCAGCCACAGCCCGACCTCTACAA ATTTGTTGGAAGAATTATCATCTATGGGAGTAACCAAGAGCCTGTAGCCAG GTCTTTGGGTCCTGAAAACCTGTTGTTGAAAGGTGCTACCCTCAAAAATACCAAGAAGATTTATG GAGTTGCAGTCTATACTggcatggaaacaaaaatggcTCTGAACTACCAAGGGAAATCTCAGAAACGGTCTGCAGTAGAAAA ATCCATCAACGCTTTCTTGATAGTGTATTTGTGCATCTTACTGGGCAAGGCCACTGTGTGCACCACTCTGAAATATGTCTGGCAGAGTAATCCATTTAATGATGAGCCTTGGTACAACGAAAAGActaaaaaagagagagacacgTTCAAG GTGCTGCGGATGTTCACAGACTTCCTGTCGTTCATGGTCCTCTTCAATTTCATTATCCCCGTCTCCATGTACGTTACAGTGGAGATGCAGAAGTTCCTGGGCTCCTTCTTCATCTCCTGGGACAAGGAGATGTTTGATGAGGAAATACAAGAGGGAGCACTGGTGAACACCTCGGACCTGAAcgaggagctggggcag GTGGAGTACGTGTTCACGGACAAAACGGGCACGCTGACCGAGAACAGCATGGAGTTCATCGAGTGCTGCATCGACGGGCACAAGTACAGGGACTGCACTGCAGAGGTGGATGGCTTCTCCCAGACTGATGGGCCCCTCAAATACTATGGCAGAGCTGAAAAG agCCGTGAGGAGCTGTTCCTGAgagccctgtgcctgtgccacaCGGTTCAGATCAAGGAGGCAGACCAGGTGGATGGGCTGGTGGCACACCCAGAACGCAAATACACCTATATCTCCTCTTCCCCAGATGAAATCGCTTTGGTGAAAGGCGCAGAAAA GTATGGTTTCACTTTTCTAGGACTTGAAAACAATTTCATGAAAATACGAAACCAAAAGAATGAAACTGAGAT GTACCAGCTTCTCCACGTGTTGAACTTCGACCCTGTCCGGCGCCGTATGAGTGTCATTGTGAGAACCACCACAG GAAAGTTGCTTCTCTTCTGTAAGGGAGCAGACTCCTCTATTTTTCCAAGGGTGCAGCAAGAAGAAATCCAACAAACAAAAGTCCACGTGGACCGCAATGCTATG GATGGCTACCGAACGCTCTGTGTGGCCTTCAAAGAACTGACTGAGAAGGAGTATGACAAAATTGACAGACAGCTCAATGAAGCCAAGATggctctgcaggacagggaggagAAGATGGCCAAGGTTTTTGACGACACAGAAGCAGACATGCACCTGATTGGGGCTACTGCTGTAGAAGACAG gctgcaggagcagctggcagagacCATCGAAGCCCTGCACGCAGCTGGCATGAAGGTTTGGGTGCTGACAGGAGACAAGATGGAAACTGCCAAATCCACCTGCTACGCCTGCAGGCTCTTCCAGACCAGcacggagctgctggagctgacgGCGAGAACGGTGGGCGAGAGTGAAAGGAAGGAGGATCGGCtccatgagctgctgctggagtacCACAAAAAGCTCATTCAGGACATTCCCAAAAACCGGGGAGGCCTGAAGAG AAGCTGGACGTTGAGTCAGGAGTATGGACTGATCATAGACGGCTCGACGCTGTCGCTGATACTCAACCCCTCTCAGGACTCTGGCTCTAGCAATTACAAAAGCATCTTCCTGCAGATCTGCTTGAAGTGCACTGCAGTCCTCTGCTGCCGGATGGCTCCTCTGCAGAAAGCACAG ATTGTGCGAATGGTGAAGAACACAAAAGGAAGCCCGATAACCCTCTCGATAGGGGATGGTGCAAATGATGTCAGTATGATTTTGGAAGCACATGTTGGAATAG GGATAAAAGGCAAAGAAGGACGCCAGGCCTCCAGGAACAGCGACTACGCTGTGCCAAAGTTTAAACATTTAAGAAAACTGCTACTAGCACATGGGCATTTATATTATGTGAGAATAGCACACCTTGTACAGTATTTCTTCTATAAG aACCTTTGCTTCATTTTACCACAGTTTTTATACCAGTTCTTTTGTGGATTCTCGCAGCAG CCACTGTATGATGCTGCTTACCTGACCATGTACAACATCTGCTTCACATCGCTGCCTATCCTGGCTTAcagcctgctggagcagcacatcagcatcGACACGCTGACCTCGGACCCCCAGCTCTACAT GAAGGTGTCGGACAATGCAATGCTGCAGTGGAGGCCCTTCCTCTACTGGACCTTTCTGGGCACCTTTGAAGgacttgtgtttttctttggggtttattttctttttcaaaactcGTCGTTGGAAGACAACGGAAAG GTGTTTGGGAACTGGACCTTTGGGACGATTGTCTTCACCGTGCTGGTGTTCACCGTCACTCTCAAG CTAGCATTAGATACCCGGTTCTGGACGTGGATGAACCACTTTGTGATTTGGGGCTCCCTTGCTTTCTACgtgtttttctcattcttttggGGAGGAGTCATTTG gCCTTTCTTGAAGCAGCAAAgaatgtattttgtatttgctCATATGCTGACTTCTGTTTCCACATGGCTGGCAATAATTCTCCTGATCTTTATCAGCCTTTTCCCAGAAATTCTTctaatagttttaaaaaatataaaagagaaaaatcatcaG GAACATCCACTATCTTCATGCTTTCTCAAACTTCCAGCAATCACAGCTTTTCTTGGAGTGAATAAG GCTGGCCCCTTTGATCTGCCTGTGTTAGTGTCATACAAACGTATAGAGAATGGTTATGTGAAGGCTGAAGATGCTGTTACTAATTTGGCAGAAAGATATCCTCTCAGGATACCTTAA
- the ATP11C gene encoding phospholipid-transporting ATPase IG isoform X2, whose translation MLRRSLSRLCAGEEKRVGTRTVVVGHRPVSDTEACVAQKFCDNRIVSSKYTLWNFLPKNLFEQFRRIANFYFLIIFLVQVIVDTPTSPVTSGLPLFFVITVTAIKQGYEDWLRHRADNEVNKSNVFVVENAKQVRKESEKIKVGDIVEVKADETFPCDLIFLASSSPDGTCYVTTASLDGESNFKTHYAVRDTTVLCTDEAIDTLTATIECEQPQPDLYKFVGRIIIYGSNQEPVARSLGPENLLLKGATLKNTKKIYGVAVYTGMETKMALNYQGKSQKRSAVEKSINAFLIVYLCILLGKATVCTTLKYVWQSNPFNDEPWYNEKTKKERDTFKVLRMFTDFLSFMVLFNFIIPVSMYVTVEMQKFLGSFFISWDKEMFDEEIQEGALVNTSDLNEELGQVEYVFTDKTGTLTENSMEFIECCIDGHKYRDCTAEVDGFSQTDGPLKYYGRAEKSREELFLRALCLCHTVQIKEADQVDGLVAHPERKYTYISSSPDEIALVKGAEKYGFTFLGLENNFMKIRNQKNETEMYQLLHVLNFDPVRRRMSVIVRTTTGKLLLFCKGADSSIFPRVQQEEIQQTKVHVDRNAMDGYRTLCVAFKELTEKEYDKIDRQLNEAKMALQDREEKMAKVFDDTEADMHLIGATAVEDRLQEQLAETIEALHAAGMKVWVLTGDKMETAKSTCYACRLFQTSTELLELTARTVGESERKEDRLHELLLEYHKKLIQDIPKNRGGLKRSWTLSQEYGLIIDGSTLSLILNPSQDSGSSNYKSIFLQICLKCTAVLCCRMAPLQKAQIVRMVKNTKGSPITLSIGDGANDVSMILEAHVGIGIKGKEGRQASRNSDYAVPKFKHLRKLLLAHGHLYYVRIAHLVQYFFYKNLCFILPQFLYQFFCGFSQQPLYDAAYLTMYNICFTSLPILAYSLLEQHISIDTLTSDPQLYMKVSDNAMLQWRPFLYWTFLGTFEGLVFFFGVYFLFQNSSLEDNGKVFGNWTFGTIVFTVLVFTVTLKLALDTRFWTWMNHFVIWGSLAFYVFFSFFWGGVIWPFLKQQRMYFVFAHMLTSVSTWLAIILLIFISLFPEILLIVLKNIKEKNHQEHPLSSCFLKLPAITAFLGVNKSSRKAPDSLSARPSVTPLLLRAFSDESNVL comes from the exons GTGATAGTGGACACCCCCACCAGCCCGGTGACCAGTGGCCTCCCGCTCTTCTTCGTCATCACTGTCACAGCCATCAAACAG GGGTACGAGGACTGGTTGAGGCACAGAGCTGACAACGAAGTGAACAAAAGCAACGTCTTTGTTGTCGAAAATGCAAAGCAAGTGCGGAAAGAGAGCGAAAAAATCAAG GTTGGAGACATAGTAGAAGTGAAAGCAGATGAGACCTTCCCCTGTGACTTGATATTTCTGGCCTCCAGCAGCCCTGATGGGACCTGCTACGTCACCACGGCGAGCCTTGACGGCGAGTCCAATTTCAAG actCACTACGCGGTGCGGGACACCACCGTGCTCTGCACCGATGAAGCCATCGACACCCTCACGGCCACAATCGAGTGTGAGCAGCCACAGCCCGACCTCTACAA ATTTGTTGGAAGAATTATCATCTATGGGAGTAACCAAGAGCCTGTAGCCAG GTCTTTGGGTCCTGAAAACCTGTTGTTGAAAGGTGCTACCCTCAAAAATACCAAGAAGATTTATG GAGTTGCAGTCTATACTggcatggaaacaaaaatggcTCTGAACTACCAAGGGAAATCTCAGAAACGGTCTGCAGTAGAAAA ATCCATCAACGCTTTCTTGATAGTGTATTTGTGCATCTTACTGGGCAAGGCCACTGTGTGCACCACTCTGAAATATGTCTGGCAGAGTAATCCATTTAATGATGAGCCTTGGTACAACGAAAAGActaaaaaagagagagacacgTTCAAG GTGCTGCGGATGTTCACAGACTTCCTGTCGTTCATGGTCCTCTTCAATTTCATTATCCCCGTCTCCATGTACGTTACAGTGGAGATGCAGAAGTTCCTGGGCTCCTTCTTCATCTCCTGGGACAAGGAGATGTTTGATGAGGAAATACAAGAGGGAGCACTGGTGAACACCTCGGACCTGAAcgaggagctggggcag GTGGAGTACGTGTTCACGGACAAAACGGGCACGCTGACCGAGAACAGCATGGAGTTCATCGAGTGCTGCATCGACGGGCACAAGTACAGGGACTGCACTGCAGAGGTGGATGGCTTCTCCCAGACTGATGGGCCCCTCAAATACTATGGCAGAGCTGAAAAG agCCGTGAGGAGCTGTTCCTGAgagccctgtgcctgtgccacaCGGTTCAGATCAAGGAGGCAGACCAGGTGGATGGGCTGGTGGCACACCCAGAACGCAAATACACCTATATCTCCTCTTCCCCAGATGAAATCGCTTTGGTGAAAGGCGCAGAAAA GTATGGTTTCACTTTTCTAGGACTTGAAAACAATTTCATGAAAATACGAAACCAAAAGAATGAAACTGAGAT GTACCAGCTTCTCCACGTGTTGAACTTCGACCCTGTCCGGCGCCGTATGAGTGTCATTGTGAGAACCACCACAG GAAAGTTGCTTCTCTTCTGTAAGGGAGCAGACTCCTCTATTTTTCCAAGGGTGCAGCAAGAAGAAATCCAACAAACAAAAGTCCACGTGGACCGCAATGCTATG GATGGCTACCGAACGCTCTGTGTGGCCTTCAAAGAACTGACTGAGAAGGAGTATGACAAAATTGACAGACAGCTCAATGAAGCCAAGATggctctgcaggacagggaggagAAGATGGCCAAGGTTTTTGACGACACAGAAGCAGACATGCACCTGATTGGGGCTACTGCTGTAGAAGACAG gctgcaggagcagctggcagagacCATCGAAGCCCTGCACGCAGCTGGCATGAAGGTTTGGGTGCTGACAGGAGACAAGATGGAAACTGCCAAATCCACCTGCTACGCCTGCAGGCTCTTCCAGACCAGcacggagctgctggagctgacgGCGAGAACGGTGGGCGAGAGTGAAAGGAAGGAGGATCGGCtccatgagctgctgctggagtacCACAAAAAGCTCATTCAGGACATTCCCAAAAACCGGGGAGGCCTGAAGAG AAGCTGGACGTTGAGTCAGGAGTATGGACTGATCATAGACGGCTCGACGCTGTCGCTGATACTCAACCCCTCTCAGGACTCTGGCTCTAGCAATTACAAAAGCATCTTCCTGCAGATCTGCTTGAAGTGCACTGCAGTCCTCTGCTGCCGGATGGCTCCTCTGCAGAAAGCACAG ATTGTGCGAATGGTGAAGAACACAAAAGGAAGCCCGATAACCCTCTCGATAGGGGATGGTGCAAATGATGTCAGTATGATTTTGGAAGCACATGTTGGAATAG GGATAAAAGGCAAAGAAGGACGCCAGGCCTCCAGGAACAGCGACTACGCTGTGCCAAAGTTTAAACATTTAAGAAAACTGCTACTAGCACATGGGCATTTATATTATGTGAGAATAGCACACCTTGTACAGTATTTCTTCTATAAG aACCTTTGCTTCATTTTACCACAGTTTTTATACCAGTTCTTTTGTGGATTCTCGCAGCAG CCACTGTATGATGCTGCTTACCTGACCATGTACAACATCTGCTTCACATCGCTGCCTATCCTGGCTTAcagcctgctggagcagcacatcagcatcGACACGCTGACCTCGGACCCCCAGCTCTACAT GAAGGTGTCGGACAATGCAATGCTGCAGTGGAGGCCCTTCCTCTACTGGACCTTTCTGGGCACCTTTGAAGgacttgtgtttttctttggggtttattttctttttcaaaactcGTCGTTGGAAGACAACGGAAAG GTGTTTGGGAACTGGACCTTTGGGACGATTGTCTTCACCGTGCTGGTGTTCACCGTCACTCTCAAG CTAGCATTAGATACCCGGTTCTGGACGTGGATGAACCACTTTGTGATTTGGGGCTCCCTTGCTTTCTACgtgtttttctcattcttttggGGAGGAGTCATTTG gCCTTTCTTGAAGCAGCAAAgaatgtattttgtatttgctCATATGCTGACTTCTGTTTCCACATGGCTGGCAATAATTCTCCTGATCTTTATCAGCCTTTTCCCAGAAATTCTTctaatagttttaaaaaatataaaagagaaaaatcatcaG GAACATCCACTATCTTCATGCTTTCTCAAACTTCCAGCAATCACAGCTTTTCTTGGAGTGAATAAG agcagcaggaaggctcCTGATTCATTGTCGGCCAGACCTTCTGTCACACCACTCCTTTTAAGAGCATTCTCAGATGAGTCTAATGTGTTGTAA